From Pseudoalteromonas sp. Scap06:
AACAGTTTCCTATTATTAATCAGCAGCAGCTCATTGAAACAGCAGGTGATTGGTTAGGGGTATACCTTGAAGATATTAAAACCCTTGAGCAACTTAAAAAGTTTAATTATTTTGAGGCACTACAAAACAGTTTTAATTGGCAACAGCAAAGCGAGCTAAAATCTTTACTCCCACTGCGACTAACAGTACCAAGTGGCTCTAACATAAAAATTGAATACCAACTTGATGGCCCCGCCAAGCTCAGTGTGCGCATGCAAGAAGTATATGGTTTAACCAGTACACCTATGTTAGCTAACGGTAAATTAGCATTGCTAATGGAGTTGTTGTCTCCAGGCAAGCGTTCACTACAGTTAACCCAAGACTTAGCACATTTTTGGGATAGTAGTTACCGCGAGGTACAAAAAGAGATGAAAGGGCGCTACCCCAAGCACTTTTGGCCAGACGACCCTGCCAATAGCGTTGCCACCAATAGAGTAAAAAGCAGAATGTGATCACGCTTCCTTAATGTCGCTTAATGTTAAACGTTGACCATACAAATAACGAACATTTTTGGGCGTTTTACAAGCACTAAACTATTATTACTTTAATGCTGATATTTTACTGGGTAAGACTTATTACCCTAGTGTACATATGAGCCGTAAGGTAGCGAGCGTTTGTAACTAATTGAAGATGCAGCTAACAATCTAAAAGTGATAATAGAGGGAACATGCATGAAAGGCGTTATCTTTAGAGGGCTTGAGGCACTGGTTATTGAAAAATGTGGCATGGCAGCATGGGACGACTTACTTGAAAAAAATGCACCGGAGGGTCGTGTTTATATTTCTGCAGAAAGTTATCCAGATGAAGAAATAGTTGGTTTAGCACAAGATGTAGCAACTGCACTTTCTATGTCTATGCCAGAGGTATTAAAGGCCTTTGGAGAGTATTTATTTTCTCACTTAAAGGCACGTCATCCAAGCATTGTTGCTAACTTTAATTGCTTTGCTGATCTCATTATTGGTATTGATAAAGTAATTCATGTTGAAGTCGCTAAGCTTTATCATGAGCCTAATTTACCTGAAATTGACGCCCAAATTATTGAAGACGGGCTTATTTTAATGCGTTACAACTCTAAGCGGCAGCTTTGTATGTGCGCCGAAGGGCTTATTTTTGGTGCTGCGTCTCATTATGGAGTTGATGTTAAACTTAACCATGCTCAGTGTATGCATGATGGGTTTGATTCGTGTTTAATTGAAATAAAATATGAGACTCCCCATGGCTGAAGACGACTACAATTATAAAAAAGCGTATTTGCGCGAAAAATCAGCTAGAGATCAATTAGAAACCCTACTAGAAGACAAAACACGGGCATTGTTTATTGTTAATCAAGAGCTGGAAGAAAAGCTCGAAACGGTCAAAAACCAACAAATAACCTTAATGCAAAGTGAAAAAATGGCTACGCTAGGGACACTCTCTGCTGGCATGGCCCACGAAATAAATAACCCGCTTGCTTACATAACCAGTAATGTAGAAAGTATAAAATTTATAAAGCCCGTGTTGGTTTCGCTAATGACGGCGGCTCAACAATTTGTAAATAAATCGATTTCAGTATCGCAGTTAGAGTCTATTTTAGTTCAGCTCAATCAAGAGAACGATTTAAGCTTTATTGTGGATGATATTGATGACTTAGTTAATGATACCCAAGAGGGTTTAGAGCGTATCGCTCATATTGTTAGTAACCTTGTCGACTTTGCAAGCCTAAAAGACAACGTAACTGCAATGGCAGATATTACAGAATCATTAAATGGCACGCTAAAGCTACTCGAAAACCAGCTGGGAACGTGTGCTATAGAGTTACACATTGAAAAGTTACCTCTAACACAGTGTAATATATCATCTATGAAACAAGTTTTTGTAAACTTATTAATTAATGCCAAACACGCCTGCGACGACTTGCGCGATCAGCAAGGGAAAATAATAGTTAAGCTGTTTGCCGATAAAAACAATATTTACATAGAGGTGGCAGATAACGGCTGTGGAATGGACGCTGATACACTTAAACAAATGTTCGATCCTTTCTTTACCACTAAACCCGTAGGCCAAGGCACTGGTATGGGAATGGCTATGGTTTATAACATACTCAAAGAGCACAATGGCACTATAGAGGTTGAAAGTGAAGTGGGTAAGGGGTCTTTAATACGTTGTGTAATAGCTATTACTACATAACTTTGTAAGCTTAAAGTTTACAATATAGGCATGGCTACAATGTGTGTTGTGGCTATTGAGCGTAGGTATAAGTATCTTAACTCGACACTTCTTGTCCGCCGTGTTGCTCGGCTAAATCATCAAGTTCGGCAACGGTATAATCAAATCCGCTTTCATCATATTCGTAGCTTACTTTAACGCTGTCGCCGCCATTAAAAAGACGTGTTTTTACGTCATTGACTGGCCAATCTTTTAATTCGTGTAAAAAGCGGTTGGCTACTTGTGATGACTCAAACCGGTAACTAATCTCTGTTTTCATAAATAATAATACCCTGATAATTTTACCCCCGTAGTTTGTTGATTTTTACCAAGGAGTCAAGTTATCTACTTTAAAAGGGCAATAAATTATGACTTTATAGATACTTATCGGTCATAGTAATCTAAATTGGAGTGTTAACAGTATAAAGCTGTTTAAAAAACAATAACCATATAACAATAACGGAGTAGGCAATGAAACATTTAGTGACCTTAGTTGGGCTTATCGCTTTTTTAATGGTGGTACTACCGGGACCCCTTTATAAATTTAATATCGTTGAACTAGGCACTGCTTTTGCCGGTTTTAGATTAGGTGTTTATGTCGGTGGAGCAGCATTAGCCTTATTATTAGTTCAAGTGCTATTTATGCGTAAAACAGTGAGCTTAGCCAGTTCAGTGATCACTGTTATTTTTGCAGCAGTTGCTATTGCAATGCCGCTTAACATGATGAATACAGCAAAAAGTGTTCCGCCAATTCATGATATTTCTACCGATTTAATTAACCCTCCTGAGTTTGTTGCGGTTGTGCCTTTGCGTGCTGATGCACCTAATCCTGTTGCATACGCGGGAGAAGAAACGGCAGCGCAACAACGAAAAGCATACCCAGAACTAAAATCGCTCGAGTACAACCAAACGCAACTAGAATTAGTGGCAGCTACAACAAAAGCCATGGAAAACCTTGGTTGGGAACTGGTTAATAGCGATGTTAATAATGGCATTGTTGAAGCAACAGACACCACAACCTGGTTTGGCTTTAAAGATGATGTTGTCGTGCGTATTAACGACAAAGGCAGTAAGCGTGTGTTAGACATACGCAGTAAATCTCGCATTGGTAAAAGCGATTTAGGCAAAAATGCCCAGCGTATTAAAACCTTGATTGACGAGTTAAACGCCGTTGTGGTGCAGTAATTGATAAAAATAGCCCAGCATTATGCTGGGTTTTTTGCAGTTGCTACGTCAGTTCATGTTCAGAGCTGATAATGCATACTGTGTGAGTTATAAATTTTAATAAACTATGGAGTTATTATGAAAACAGTCGGATATGCAGCAAAAAGCCAAGGTTCTGAACTTACAGAGTTTTCTTTTGAGCGCCGCGATTTACGAAATAACGATGTAGCAATAGAGATTTTATATTGTGGTGTCTGTCATTCAGACTTACATGCAGTGCGAAACGATTGGGGTGGCAGTAACTACCCATTAGTACCAGGGCACGAAATTGTTGGTAAAGTAATTTCGGTTGGTAGCGATGTTACTAAATATCAGCAAGGCGATACCGTTGCTGTAGGCTGTATGGTTGACTCGTGTCAAAGCTGCGACCAATGTCATAATCACGAAGAGCAATTTTGTCGTGAAGGCATGGTTGGCACTTACAGTGGCAAAGACAGAATAAATGGTGAAATGACTCAAGGTGGCTACTCTAAGCATGTAGTGGTGCGTGAAGAATTTGTGCTTTCAGTACCTAAAAATTTAGAGCTATCTCGCGTTGCGCCTTTATTGTGTGCTGGCATTACTACTTACTCACCGCTGCATAAATGGGGTGTTAAAAAAGGCAGCCGTGTTGCAGTTGTCGGCCTTGGAGGGCTTGGCCATATGGCGGTTAAAAATGCCGTGGCAATGGGTGCAACGGTTACGGTTATTGGCCGCACTGAATCTAAAAAAGAAGATGCTATTGAGCTAGGTGCACAGCACTATTTAGTGTCGAACAACGATGATGAAATGAAAGATGCGCAATCAGCGTTTGATGTGATCATTGATACTATACCGGTAAAGCACGACCTATCACTGTATACACCGCTACTTGATATTGACGGCACGTTAGTGATTGTTGGCCAAGTAGGCCCTGTTGATGAGCTAAACACAGTGCCATTGTTAATGGGTCGTCGTCGAGTGGCAGGATCCTTAATTGGTGGCATTGCAGAAACACAGCAAATGCTCGATTTTTGTGGTGAGCACAATGTATTACCTGAGTGTGAAATGATCAATATAGATGAAATTAACACCGCTTATGAGCGCATGGAACGCTCAGATGTGCGCTACCGTTTTGTTATTGATATGGCGTCGATTGACGTTTAATGATCATATAAATTAACCTTAAAAAGAGCCGCATAGCGGCTTTTTTTCGTTCTTAATAAATAATGGTCTGAGACTCTATAATTTATGTAAAAACAGCGGCGATAAAATTGAATTTAAAGTATAGCTTAATTAGTTTTTAGTAATGAAAACAGAATTAAATTTAAAACAACGCCAAATTAAAAATACTAGCTACTTGGTTAAATGTACCTTGATTTGGTTACTCACCTTAGCGTTATGTAGCTTTGGCCCGACATTAATTTGGGATCGCGCCGAGATAATTAGCGGCTTTTTTATAGTTGTAAATGTAATAGCCGGCATTGTAATGATTTTGGCTAACAAACGTTACTTACAGGGGATGGATGAGCTGATGCAAAAAATACATCTCAGTGCCATGGGGTTTACCCTAGGTGCAATATTGGTAGGTGGGCTTGCGTACACTAATTTGCAATTGAGTGGCTTAATTGATTTTAAAGCACAAATATCCGATTTAATGTTTTTAATGGGGGCAGTGTATTTAATTAGCGTGTATGTGCTTAATAAACACTATTGCGCAGGTGATGAATGAAAAATCGATTAAAAGTATTAAGAGCCGAGCATAACTACACCCAAGCAAGGTTGGCCGAGCTGCTAGATGTTTCTCGCCAAACTATTAATGCGATTGAAAAAGGTAAGTTTGATCCCAGCTTGCCACTGGCCTTTAAGGCAGCAAGGTTGTTTGAGTTAAAAATAGAAGATATTTTTGACGACGAACAGGGTTAAAAATTAACAAAGTGCGACAATATGTCGCGCTTTTTAGATTGCTACAGCAAGTATAATTTACCCACAAAAATTTTGTGGTAAATCAATAATGACTGATAAAAAAAATTCTTTAACCTCTTATTTATTATCCCCTTTAGCGCTTGTTATAAGTAGCGTATTATCGCCAGTTGCTTTTGCAGATGACACCTCAATTGAAGTGATTGAAGTGCACGGCCAAGCACAAAATAAACACCTATCATTAGGCTCATCTGAATCGCTATTAACCGATTTAGGAGTGGACTTTTCTGCTGCTGGTGGCATGGCCAATTTACCTGTTTTAAATGGTTTAATGGGCGATCGAGTGGCGGTACTGGTTGATGGGGCGCAAATCACCGCCGCCTGTGCTAACCAAATGAACCCGCCACTGTCTTATATTTCAGCCAATCAAATTAGTAGCTACAAAGTGGTTGCAGGTGTTTCTCCAGTAAGCGCGGGAGGCGATAATATTGCAGGTGTGATTGCTGTTAATTCTATTTCACCTCAGTACAGTGAAAACAGCGAACTTGCATGGCATTCAGGTTATGTGTCAGCCCAGTACAACACCCTTGATAACGCCAAAAAGGTCGGCGCAGGTATGCGCATTGCCAGCAATGTACTTAGTTTTAATTATCAAGGTGCGTTCAGCGATGCTAACAGTTATGAAGATGGTAACGGCGATTTAGTGCTCGATACCCTATACCGCGCGCAAAACCATAGTTTAAGTGCTGCCATGCGCGATGATAAGCAACAATTAGTGGTTAAGCTAAGTCATCAAAAAATACCCTATCAAGGCTTTGCTAATCAATATATGGATATGACAGATAACACCAGCTATGGCGCTGTTGCCCAGTATCAGCGTGCTTTTACAAGCAGTGAGCTTGAAGCGCAGTTAAATTGGCATAACGTAAAGCATGAAATGGGGTTTTTTAGCGCAGAAAAAACCGGAAAAATGCCCATGAAAACTGATGCTGAGGATATAAGCACCCAGTTAAAATGGCGACTAGCGCTTGATAACAACAGCCAGTTACTACTCGCGCAAGAGTATCACCACATGAAATTAGATGACTGGTGGCCTGCAGTTGAAGGCTCAATGATGATGGGACCAAATGACTATAACAATATTAATAATGGCCGGCGTCAGCGTATTGCTTTGCTTGGAGAATATGAAAGCCAACTAAATACTCGCTGGTGGTTAAATGCAGGCATTCGATTTGAAAATGTAATGACCAACACTGATGATGTGCAAGCATATAATGCAGGCATGGCTGCAATGAATGCAATGGCCATGGCGATGCCAAGTGATGCAATGGCCGCTAAAAAGTTTAATAACCAAAGTAAAAAACAAACAGATAATTTAGTTGATGCAAACGTGCTGATTAATTATCAACTAAGCAATAACGACGAACTACAAATTGGCTTAGCCCGTAAAAATCGTGCGCCTAATTTATACGAACGCTACAGCTGGGGCGTAGGTAATATGGCCACCACCATGATTGGATGGTACGGCGATGGCAACGGCTATATTGGTAATATAAACCTTAAACCAGAAACCGCACACACGCTAAGCAGCACGTACACCCGCATGGCAAAAGATGACAGCTGGCGTATAAGTGCTAACGCGTGGGTGAGCGATGTAAATGATTATATTGATGCCAACATAGTAAGAAGCTTTAACCGCACAGCGTTTGCTGCCAATACCCGTAATGTACTTATGTTTAATAACGTAGATGCCAGGCTTTATGGTGTAAAGCTAGATGCGGTTTTAGCACTGCATGAGTCTAAGCAGTATGGTAACTGGTCATTAAAAGCGAATATTAGCAACACCCGTGGTAAGCGCGATGATACTAATCAGCCGCTTTATCAAATTAAGCCGCTGCAAACCCAATTTGCCATTAACCAGCAAGTTGGCCGTTTTGAAAACGCACTCACGTGGCAGTGGGTCGATAGTAAAACTCGCGTAGATAGTAACCGCCTAGAAAACCAAACTGAGCAGTATCATTTACTTAATTTAAGCTCAAAAGCCAGTTGGGATGCACTTACCGTGAGTGTTGATATTACCAATCTGCTTGATGAGTATTATCAATTACCACTTGGTGGCGTAAGTATTGCTGAGTTTAAACAAGACATGTCGCAGGGCTTTAATCAATTAGCAGGGCAGGGGCGCTCTATAAATTTAGCCATGAGTTACGCGTTTTAAGATGATAGAGTAAGTTAGTATAAGCCGTCAGATTCGATTTTAGGTTAATCGAGTCTGACGGTTTATTGCCATTTTTCTAAGAGCGTATATTGAATAATCAAGCTGTTTGAAGCTGGTTTGTATGATATTTAAACTATTATTCACATTGCCAATTATTTAAATGCTCAATAATAAAGTCATCAATCTTTTTATGGATTGAAATATTATCTTGATTAACTAAATAGCTAATGTTGATATTTTCGAACTCTATATCTCTAAAGCAGCTATAATTATCTACCGCGCTATATCCGCAGCTACCCCAATACAAAAAAGTATTTTCCGATTTAGTATATAAAGTGAAACTATATTTTTCATGTTCAACAGGAATATACAGATCTTTAGCATCAGAGAATGTATTAAAAAAACTAGCATTAACATTACGCTCAAGCTTTCGATGAGGCAGCAGGTTAACCGATATAAAGTTATTCAATGGGCTTTCATCATTTTGATAGTCAACGGGCTGAAACTTCTTTATATGTTGAACAACATAATTAGCTGGAAAGAACAAAATAGGAGCCTTTGATAATTCCTTATCAAGTGCGTTGTCACCCTTATTTGAGTTAATAAAACTTGCTTCTGAAAGGTACTTATTAGGAAAACATCTACCTTGCCATTTTGTTTCAGAATTATTCTCATTACAGCCTGTCATGAGTAAAGTTAGGACTAAAACCATTTTTTTCATCGTCTTGATAACCTATGTTTGCATTACAATCATTGTAATGTGATTTTGGCTGTA
This genomic window contains:
- a CDS encoding TonB-dependent siderophore receptor, which encodes MTDKKNSLTSYLLSPLALVISSVLSPVAFADDTSIEVIEVHGQAQNKHLSLGSSESLLTDLGVDFSAAGGMANLPVLNGLMGDRVAVLVDGAQITAACANQMNPPLSYISANQISSYKVVAGVSPVSAGGDNIAGVIAVNSISPQYSENSELAWHSGYVSAQYNTLDNAKKVGAGMRIASNVLSFNYQGAFSDANSYEDGNGDLVLDTLYRAQNHSLSAAMRDDKQQLVVKLSHQKIPYQGFANQYMDMTDNTSYGAVAQYQRAFTSSELEAQLNWHNVKHEMGFFSAEKTGKMPMKTDAEDISTQLKWRLALDNNSQLLLAQEYHHMKLDDWWPAVEGSMMMGPNDYNNINNGRRQRIALLGEYESQLNTRWWLNAGIRFENVMTNTDDVQAYNAGMAAMNAMAMAMPSDAMAAKKFNNQSKKQTDNLVDANVLINYQLSNNDELQIGLARKNRAPNLYERYSWGVGNMATTMIGWYGDGNGYIGNINLKPETAHTLSSTYTRMAKDDSWRISANAWVSDVNDYIDANIVRSFNRTAFAANTRNVLMFNNVDARLYGVKLDAVLALHESKQYGNWSLKANISNTRGKRDDTNQPLYQIKPLQTQFAINQQVGRFENALTWQWVDSKTRVDSNRLENQTEQYHLLNLSSKASWDALTVSVDITNLLDEYYQLPLGGVSIAEFKQDMSQGFNQLAGQGRSINLAMSYAF
- a CDS encoding heme NO-binding domain-containing protein, producing MKGVIFRGLEALVIEKCGMAAWDDLLEKNAPEGRVYISAESYPDEEIVGLAQDVATALSMSMPEVLKAFGEYLFSHLKARHPSIVANFNCFADLIIGIDKVIHVEVAKLYHEPNLPEIDAQIIEDGLILMRYNSKRQLCMCAEGLIFGAASHYGVDVKLNHAQCMHDGFDSCLIEIKYETPHG
- a CDS encoding sensor histidine kinase; the protein is MAEDDYNYKKAYLREKSARDQLETLLEDKTRALFIVNQELEEKLETVKNQQITLMQSEKMATLGTLSAGMAHEINNPLAYITSNVESIKFIKPVLVSLMTAAQQFVNKSISVSQLESILVQLNQENDLSFIVDDIDDLVNDTQEGLERIAHIVSNLVDFASLKDNVTAMADITESLNGTLKLLENQLGTCAIELHIEKLPLTQCNISSMKQVFVNLLINAKHACDDLRDQQGKIIVKLFADKNNIYIEVADNGCGMDADTLKQMFDPFFTTKPVGQGTGMGMAMVYNILKEHNGTIEVESEVGKGSLIRCVIAITT
- a CDS encoding DUF1499 domain-containing protein, with the translated sequence MKHLVTLVGLIAFLMVVLPGPLYKFNIVELGTAFAGFRLGVYVGGAALALLLVQVLFMRKTVSLASSVITVIFAAVAIAMPLNMMNTAKSVPPIHDISTDLINPPEFVAVVPLRADAPNPVAYAGEETAAQQRKAYPELKSLEYNQTQLELVAATTKAMENLGWELVNSDVNNGIVEATDTTTWFGFKDDVVVRINDKGSKRVLDIRSKSRIGKSDLGKNAQRIKTLIDELNAVVVQ
- a CDS encoding NAD(P)-dependent alcohol dehydrogenase, which codes for MKTVGYAAKSQGSELTEFSFERRDLRNNDVAIEILYCGVCHSDLHAVRNDWGGSNYPLVPGHEIVGKVISVGSDVTKYQQGDTVAVGCMVDSCQSCDQCHNHEEQFCREGMVGTYSGKDRINGEMTQGGYSKHVVVREEFVLSVPKNLELSRVAPLLCAGITTYSPLHKWGVKKGSRVAVVGLGGLGHMAVKNAVAMGATVTVIGRTESKKEDAIELGAQHYLVSNNDDEMKDAQSAFDVIIDTIPVKHDLSLYTPLLDIDGTLVIVGQVGPVDELNTVPLLMGRRRVAGSLIGGIAETQQMLDFCGEHNVLPECEMINIDEINTAYERMERSDVRYRFVIDMASIDV
- a CDS encoding helix-turn-helix transcriptional regulator, translated to MKNRLKVLRAEHNYTQARLAELLDVSRQTINAIEKGKFDPSLPLAFKAARLFELKIEDIFDDEQG